The Paenibacillus macerans genome includes a window with the following:
- a CDS encoding ABC transporter substrate-binding protein: MKLKKISLLLATSILAITTVLTGCGGNKNASEGSAAANQNQNSSGDEVVDIEVWGTNIGYKPIEKGSKLYEFYKEKLGVGVIHPYVEWNGGTNYLNQLNLKIAAGEMPDLFLPQQGIEDSLAKNGAIADLTDLLPQYAPNLWNAIPQDMWDIVKANDPTGQGRIYYIPGVVDYGRYAGMIRQDWLDKLGLQMPKTQDEYVKVLEAFRDKDPNGNGQKDELPTGGREEARWMDHLFAMYGVAMFEGYPDWDIYGGELTYSAVTPNMKAALEFLSKLYKEGLIDKESLLNTKDKWDGKIHSDRVGNYFHWVESGYLPLENLYKNTGVKAEFTVLPVPEAEGYKGFYTWKRFTPPAWVVKNNKDEEKLMATMKLLNNMYDKKNWKDLYLGVEGMHHTLKDGKATLLPDDKSTQENRILDPYAKISTLDFMIDLNKSTASEDRMWAIDQVNRNMQEAQKYAKIIAGDGMPASVYDGYPDINNRTLYVEYATKIIIGQYPISKFDEFVDKWYQSGGEEVTKRAREWYAKVKR, encoded by the coding sequence ATGAAACTTAAAAAGATCAGCCTATTGCTGGCGACAAGCATTCTTGCAATAACCACTGTATTAACGGGTTGCGGCGGAAACAAAAACGCTTCCGAAGGTTCAGCGGCTGCGAACCAGAACCAGAACTCCAGCGGGGATGAAGTTGTCGATATTGAAGTGTGGGGCACCAACATCGGATATAAACCGATCGAAAAGGGCAGCAAGCTGTATGAATTTTATAAAGAAAAGCTTGGCGTCGGCGTCATTCATCCGTATGTGGAATGGAACGGGGGCACCAACTACCTGAATCAGTTGAACCTGAAAATCGCCGCAGGGGAAATGCCCGACTTGTTCTTGCCCCAGCAGGGCATTGAAGACAGCTTGGCTAAAAACGGGGCGATCGCCGATCTGACTGATTTGTTGCCTCAATATGCGCCGAATTTATGGAATGCCATTCCGCAGGATATGTGGGATATTGTTAAGGCCAACGATCCTACCGGTCAAGGGAGAATCTACTATATCCCCGGTGTGGTGGACTACGGAAGATATGCCGGTATGATCCGCCAGGACTGGCTCGATAAGCTGGGGCTGCAGATGCCGAAGACCCAAGACGAATACGTTAAGGTTTTGGAGGCGTTCAGGGACAAGGATCCTAACGGCAACGGCCAGAAGGATGAGCTTCCGACCGGCGGCCGGGAGGAAGCGCGCTGGATGGATCATTTGTTCGCCATGTATGGGGTAGCCATGTTCGAAGGTTATCCGGACTGGGACATTTATGGCGGCGAGCTGACTTATTCCGCGGTGACTCCCAATATGAAAGCGGCTTTGGAGTTCCTATCCAAGCTGTACAAGGAAGGATTAATCGACAAGGAATCGCTGTTGAACACCAAGGATAAGTGGGACGGCAAGATTCATTCGGATAGGGTAGGAAACTATTTTCACTGGGTAGAGTCCGGCTATTTGCCTTTAGAAAATTTATATAAGAACACCGGCGTGAAGGCAGAATTTACCGTACTCCCTGTACCGGAAGCCGAAGGCTATAAGGGCTTTTATACATGGAAGAGATTTACGCCGCCGGCCTGGGTGGTCAAGAACAACAAGGATGAGGAGAAGCTGATGGCCACCATGAAGCTGTTGAACAATATGTACGATAAGAAAAATTGGAAGGATCTGTACCTTGGGGTGGAAGGAATGCATCATACCCTAAAGGATGGCAAAGCGACCTTGCTTCCGGACGACAAGAGCACGCAGGAAAACCGGATTCTCGATCCGTATGCCAAAATATCCACCCTTGATTTCATGATCGATCTGAACAAGAGCACCGCTTCGGAAGATCGAATGTGGGCCATTGATCAAGTGAACCGGAATATGCAGGAAGCTCAGAAGTACGCCAAAATCATCGCCGGTGACGGCATGCCGGCCAGCGTCTACGATGGCTACCCGGACATTAACAATCGCACGCTGTACGTGGAATACGCCACCAAGATCATTATTGGCCAATATCCGATCAGCAAGTTCGACGAATTCGTCGATAAGTGGTATCAATCGGGCGGCGAAGAAGTGACAAAGCGTGCTAGAGAATGGTACGCGAAAGTGAAAAGATAA
- a CDS encoding carbohydrate ABC transporter permease gives MAESRGEKIFGTAITVLLILFSIIAIIPLLSVIATSFSSRSAVDMNLVTLWPKEFTLDSWKYIIDRPDLWKSFFLTLGTTLIGTVLALLMTALFAYPLSKPEFRWGSVIMVLVVIAMIFKAPIVPYFLTVRGVGLYDNPLVLVIPHILNPFNLIIMRTFFKQFSKELEEAAFLEGCGYFRMLFQFVLPLSKAVLATLALFYGVVLWNQFQHPLFFLQNPDWFPLQIKIRQFITDGNVIMAGAPTTADLNYNERTLRAATVIFAIIPIILVYPFLQKYFVKGAMIGSVKG, from the coding sequence ATGGCTGAATCAAGAGGGGAAAAAATATTTGGTACGGCAATAACTGTCCTGCTTATCCTGTTTTCCATTATAGCGATCATACCGCTCCTGTCCGTGATTGCGACCTCGTTTAGTTCCAGAAGTGCTGTCGATATGAATCTGGTAACGTTATGGCCGAAAGAGTTTACGTTAGACTCATGGAAATATATTATCGATCGTCCCGACTTGTGGAAATCGTTTTTCCTGACGCTCGGCACGACGTTAATCGGCACGGTGTTGGCGCTCCTGATGACCGCCTTGTTCGCCTACCCGCTGTCGAAGCCCGAGTTCCGCTGGGGTTCCGTGATTATGGTGCTAGTTGTGATTGCCATGATCTTTAAAGCGCCGATTGTGCCTTATTTCCTGACAGTCCGCGGCGTTGGCCTTTATGATAATCCATTGGTCCTGGTCATACCGCATATTCTGAATCCGTTCAATTTAATCATCATGAGGACCTTCTTCAAGCAATTCTCCAAGGAATTGGAGGAGGCCGCCTTTCTTGAGGGCTGCGGATATTTCCGGATGCTGTTCCAATTCGTGCTTCCGCTATCCAAGGCTGTACTGGCGACCCTCGCTTTATTCTACGGTGTGGTGTTATGGAATCAGTTCCAGCATCCGCTTTTCTTCTTGCAGAATCCGGACTGGTTTCCGCTGCAGATTAAGATCCGGCAGTTCATCACCGACGGTAACGTGATTATGGCCGGTGCCCCGACCACGGCTGATCTTAACTATAACGAGCGGACTTTAAGAGCGGCGACCGTGATTTTTGCGATCATCCCGATCATTCTGGTGTATCCTTTCCTGCAGAAATATTTCGTTAAAGGAGCCATGATCGGCTCCGTAAAAGGGTAA
- a CDS encoding ABC transporter permease, with translation MRAVPFHRMKVYWPLYVMAIPGIVFLIVFKFIPLAGSVIAFKDYSVFRGFIDSPWVGLKHFSTLLHHPDFARVFGNTLTLGFFKLVLIFPVPVLLALMINEIRKSALKKGIQTALYIPHFLSWVIVGGILFDFFAISGLFNIVIGWFGHEPVLAMQESAYFRPVYVLASIWRDAGWGTVVYMAAISAIDPQLYESAMIDGASKFRQIRHITFPLLLPTVLVLFLLEIGNFLDLGFDQVYNLLTPMTYNVGDILDTYVFRTGIQQAQYSFATAVGLFQSVIGFIMVYTFNKLSKKVSDGGLW, from the coding sequence TTGAGAGCAGTTCCATTTCATCGAATGAAGGTATATTGGCCGCTGTATGTGATGGCGATTCCGGGAATCGTTTTTCTGATTGTGTTTAAATTTATTCCGCTGGCCGGTTCTGTAATCGCCTTCAAGGATTATTCGGTTTTCCGGGGTTTCATTGATAGTCCTTGGGTAGGTCTCAAACATTTTAGCACCTTGCTTCACCATCCGGACTTTGCCCGAGTGTTCGGCAATACCCTGACGCTGGGATTTTTCAAGCTCGTTCTGATTTTCCCGGTGCCCGTTTTGCTGGCGCTGATGATCAACGAGATTCGAAAATCGGCGCTGAAGAAAGGAATCCAGACCGCGCTGTACATTCCGCACTTTTTGTCCTGGGTGATCGTGGGCGGTATTCTCTTCGATTTCTTTGCGATCAGCGGCTTGTTCAACATTGTCATCGGGTGGTTTGGTCATGAACCGGTGTTGGCCATGCAAGAAAGCGCATACTTTCGGCCTGTTTATGTGCTCGCTTCGATATGGAGGGATGCCGGGTGGGGAACCGTGGTGTATATGGCCGCCATTAGCGCGATCGACCCGCAGCTCTATGAATCGGCGATGATCGACGGCGCCTCCAAGTTCAGGCAAATCCGCCACATTACCTTTCCGCTTTTGCTGCCGACCGTACTGGTGCTATTTTTGCTTGAGATCGGCAATTTCCTGGATCTTGGCTTTGATCAAGTGTATAATCTGCTCACTCCGATGACATACAACGTAGGGGATATCCTGGATACGTACGTATTCCGGACGGGCATTCAGCAAGCGCAGTACAGTTTCGCCACGGCGGTAGGGCTGTTTCAATCGGTGATCGGGTTTATTATGGTGTACACCTTCAATAAGTTGTCCAAGAAGGTTTCGGATGGGGGGCTCTGGTAG
- a CDS encoding response regulator yields the protein MKLVLVDDEKGIVDGLKKIIGRYVPDCEVVGAAYNGLEGVKLIQTRHPDIVITDIRMPQADGLEMIKMLKEAGNPAKFILLSGYADFEYARRGMQLGVQFYINKPVEEEELRDCVRQVMEDIRTERAKLREVDDLKQEAHSRMQENVLRDILDNGSDGLVHMEETLRIAGIEAVGVRFICVLLEFDEGFGCIKEFGLRPVFQQIDRALERYRAVYRFRYSGSQVAVVVTHDGAAGYEELVRTILGLKDTLFRELKLSVTAGIGTFQERAAGLGQSFEEARYALSYKVIKGEGAVIAYPETVNLTGRRHPVPEELINKLEAELDNMNEEGCVAIIREIFRGMEVQQGMSPTDLQVYCINILLSSVRKMSFQQLQQNDFLGRNILSLEAISSFRTLERLEKWMIQVIRCIIVFKVEHHVPKKKDIIAEIKEYVTQHYHDPITLAELASRFFISPYYLSQLFKQKTGDTYMNFLAQVRIGKAKELLERTDLKVYEICERVGYSDTQYFARLFEKLTGLRPSEYRKSRSRA from the coding sequence ATGAAGCTAGTCTTAGTGGATGACGAGAAAGGAATTGTGGACGGCCTTAAAAAAATAATCGGCCGCTATGTTCCGGATTGTGAGGTCGTTGGCGCAGCTTACAACGGTTTGGAAGGGGTCAAGTTAATTCAAACACGGCACCCCGACATCGTGATCACGGATATTCGGATGCCGCAGGCGGATGGCCTGGAAATGATCAAAATGCTGAAAGAGGCGGGCAACCCGGCCAAATTCATTCTTTTGAGCGGGTATGCCGACTTCGAATATGCGAGGCGGGGCATGCAGCTGGGGGTCCAATTTTACATCAATAAGCCGGTGGAGGAAGAGGAGCTTCGCGACTGCGTCCGTCAGGTCATGGAGGACATCCGGACGGAACGGGCTAAACTTCGGGAAGTGGACGACCTGAAGCAGGAGGCTCACAGCCGGATGCAGGAAAATGTACTGCGGGATATTCTTGATAACGGCAGCGATGGTTTGGTTCATATGGAAGAAACCCTGCGGATCGCCGGTATAGAAGCGGTGGGGGTCCGGTTTATATGCGTCTTGCTGGAATTTGACGAAGGTTTCGGCTGTATAAAAGAATTCGGTCTTCGGCCAGTGTTTCAGCAGATCGACCGGGCCTTGGAGCGGTACCGGGCCGTATACCGGTTCCGATATTCCGGTTCTCAGGTGGCCGTTGTAGTCACCCATGACGGAGCTGCCGGGTACGAGGAACTGGTCCGTACCATACTCGGCCTGAAGGATACGCTGTTTCGGGAACTGAAATTGTCCGTCACCGCCGGAATCGGCACTTTTCAGGAACGGGCGGCGGGACTCGGCCAATCTTTTGAGGAAGCCCGCTATGCCTTAAGCTACAAGGTCATCAAGGGGGAGGGGGCCGTGATCGCTTATCCCGAGACGGTCAATCTGACGGGACGGCGCCATCCCGTTCCTGAAGAACTGATTAACAAACTGGAAGCAGAGCTCGACAATATGAATGAAGAGGGATGTGTCGCCATCATCCGCGAGATTTTCCGGGGCATGGAAGTTCAGCAAGGTATGAGCCCCACGGATCTCCAGGTGTATTGTATAAACATCCTTTTATCGAGCGTGCGGAAGATGTCGTTTCAGCAGCTGCAGCAGAATGATTTTCTCGGGCGCAATATCCTGTCTCTAGAGGCCATCTCCAGCTTCCGAACGCTGGAGCGCCTGGAGAAATGGATGATTCAGGTCATTCGCTGCATCATTGTGTTTAAGGTAGAGCATCATGTGCCCAAGAAGAAGGATATCATCGCCGAGATCAAGGAATACGTAACGCAGCACTACCATGATCCGATCACCCTTGCGGAACTGGCCTCCCGGTTTTTCATCAGCCCTTATTATTTAAGCCAGTTGTTTAAGCAAAAGACGGGGGATACCTACATGAATTTTCTGGCTCAGGTCCGAATCGGCAAAGCGAAAGAACTGCTGGAGCGAACGGATTTGAAGGTTTATGAAATTTGCGAGCGGGTAGGGTACTCGGATACGCAGTATTTTGCTCGGCTATTCGAGAAATTGACAGGTTTGAGACCTAGCGAATACCGCAAGAGCCGATCGCGCGCTTAA
- a CDS encoding cache domain-containing sensor histidine kinase: MEHNHWIRKAVLRIKNMRFQNKLMLGYLLICVIPLIVVSVIIFRQSAVELEESSQEFAALYTSQIRTSLNEFMKEYDKVTKSVLIDGELIYKLGDERNRSMDELILQRVAVQRLLMRVALLKPEIGTVMLVSRDNAVYQYTTTTNVVNENALLSQNWFKRLRSSDETFFITGLHDRSYYDDQGEGAMVTVGRVLLNSDGAYAGILLIDLDPFALLQLDQDFVSARDKYGMSVTISNRHGEIVYQSDAASGRLSWQQVLESGGGAYIKVKGGKNRIILTGNTELGKLLVRTEIPREKLLAKINQIQGVTLIVILASCLIIALMSFGLSYTITRPIKALRKSMKQAELGQYLPIEKKQANDEIGSLVNSYNKMIVTIRTLIEDVYIAEIKHRRAKFIALQNQINPHMLYNTLESIRMKALVNDDEETAGMIKILARMFRLALGKEGRQHSVKHELEYTANYVQLQNLRFDHKFLLDIRIPEDIQQCSIIPLVFQPIVENSINHGFEDYSQTMNIAIEGFWTEEGEILIRMTDDGIGMTEDKQKELQVLLEAAGSDKYKLDMTDEPAGKGLGLKNIAERIKLHYGDRYYLMIRSGIGQGTTVEILIPKI, encoded by the coding sequence ATGGAGCATAACCATTGGATCCGCAAGGCGGTTTTGAGAATAAAAAACATGAGGTTCCAAAACAAATTAATGTTGGGATACCTGCTCATTTGCGTTATTCCGCTTATCGTTGTAAGCGTAATCATATTCCGCCAGTCGGCAGTGGAACTGGAAGAGTCTTCTCAAGAGTTCGCGGCTCTGTACACGTCTCAGATCAGGACTTCCTTGAACGAATTCATGAAAGAATACGATAAGGTGACCAAGTCGGTGCTCATCGACGGCGAACTGATCTATAAGCTCGGGGACGAGCGGAACAGGTCGATGGATGAATTGATTTTACAGCGGGTGGCCGTTCAGCGGTTGCTCATGCGGGTCGCTCTGCTTAAACCGGAGATCGGTACCGTGATGCTGGTGAGCCGCGATAACGCCGTGTATCAGTATACGACTACCACTAACGTGGTCAACGAGAACGCACTATTATCCCAAAATTGGTTTAAGCGGCTCCGCAGCTCCGATGAAACGTTTTTTATTACCGGGCTGCATGATCGTTCCTATTACGATGACCAAGGAGAAGGCGCCATGGTGACGGTAGGAAGAGTCCTCCTCAACTCGGACGGGGCCTATGCGGGAATCCTGCTCATCGATTTGGACCCGTTTGCCTTGCTGCAGCTTGATCAAGATTTCGTCTCGGCCCGGGACAAATACGGGATGAGCGTCACTATTAGCAATCGCCATGGAGAAATCGTCTATCAATCCGACGCCGCCAGCGGCCGGCTGTCCTGGCAGCAGGTATTGGAATCAGGCGGGGGAGCTTATATCAAAGTTAAAGGCGGCAAGAACAGGATTATTTTAACGGGAAACACCGAACTCGGCAAATTGTTGGTCAGGACGGAGATCCCCCGCGAAAAGCTTCTGGCCAAGATCAATCAGATCCAAGGGGTGACCTTGATTGTGATCCTGGCAAGCTGTTTGATCATCGCACTCATGTCGTTTGGATTAAGCTATACAATCACGAGGCCGATCAAGGCGCTCCGCAAGAGCATGAAGCAAGCGGAACTAGGCCAATACCTGCCCATCGAGAAAAAGCAGGCCAATGACGAGATCGGCAGCCTGGTCAATAGTTACAACAAGATGATCGTAACGATCCGCACCTTGATTGAGGATGTGTACATCGCGGAGATTAAGCATCGCCGAGCCAAGTTCATCGCGCTCCAGAACCAGATCAACCCGCATATGCTGTACAACACCTTGGAATCCATCCGCATGAAGGCGCTGGTGAATGATGATGAGGAGACGGCCGGCATGATCAAAATTCTGGCTCGCATGTTTAGGCTTGCTTTGGGGAAAGAAGGCAGGCAGCATTCGGTGAAGCATGAATTGGAATATACGGCGAATTATGTGCAGCTCCAGAACCTAAGGTTCGACCATAAGTTCCTGCTGGATATTCGAATTCCCGAGGATATTCAGCAATGCAGCATCATCCCGCTGGTTTTCCAGCCGATCGTGGAGAACAGCATCAACCATGGGTTCGAAGACTACAGCCAGACGATGAATATCGCGATTGAAGGTTTTTGGACGGAAGAAGGCGAGATCCTGATCCGGATGACGGACGACGGAATCGGCATGACTGAGGACAAGCAAAAGGAGCTGCAAGTTTTGTTGGAGGCGGCGGGGTCGGACAAATACAAGCTGGATATGACGGATGAGCCCGCCGGTAAAGGGTTGGGCTTAAAAAATATCGCGGAACGCATCAAGCTTCATTATGGAGACCGGTATTATCTGATGATTCGTTCTGGAATCGGGCAAGGGACGACGGTAGAAATTTTAATCCCCAAGATCTAA
- a CDS encoding PTS sugar transporter subunit IIA, with protein sequence MKKEVLHSPLTGDVKSLTEVPDPAFAEGAMGKGVAIVPSVGQAVSPVNGTVGTILKSGHAVVLLSESGAEVLIHIGINTVQLKGQYFTPRVKVGDQVRKGDLLIEFDLEKIKEAGYNPITPIIISNTDDYLDVIETTSSTVTAQDKLLTLVV encoded by the coding sequence TTGAAGAAAGAGGTGCTTCACAGTCCATTAACTGGAGATGTGAAATCCTTGACTGAGGTTCCTGATCCTGCTTTTGCAGAAGGTGCTATGGGGAAAGGGGTTGCCATTGTTCCGAGTGTTGGCCAAGCCGTGTCGCCAGTGAACGGTACGGTTGGCACCATTCTCAAGTCAGGTCATGCTGTAGTTCTGCTATCCGAGAGTGGTGCGGAAGTACTTATTCACATTGGAATCAATACGGTGCAATTAAAAGGGCAGTATTTCACCCCTCGGGTTAAGGTAGGAGATCAGGTCCGCAAAGGGGATCTATTGATTGAGTTTGATCTGGAGAAAATTAAGGAAGCCGGTTACAATCCGATCACACCAATTATTATCTCGAATACCGACGATTATTTGGATGTTATTGAAACAACAAGCTCAACGGTTACAGCCCAAGATAAGTTGCTGACGCTTGTTGTCTAA
- a CDS encoding DUF418 domain-containing protein, with amino-acid sequence MSIGNKSRGTGRLLALDAARGLAVIGMYVQHFALNGMNGAIVSGNTTLLFVLCGGISYSIMAGRMKDLGTEPTAFRARMLARAVFVDTIGYLLIMLNTPYGVILPAYAALFVLALVLVRRSTRALFAAAAVLLVVSPPLMVLGGSFLSGAFLLRDIAGGPMSGLALAPAFVAGMAIGRLDLTKARTALSLAGGGAVMHAVGKLLGAYVLPGLSRSFEQWLIRVQGAAPVQPDPYAIWPLNVEQPLWHSLLWTAPHSASTFQTLTGLGAALLVLGLACLVPKRTAVVLGPFAAVGRVALTMYAAQFVVIWVLERAGIDYGLGGIPFGDLLVVIVTLAAGWLIARLPAGPLEAPMRRFDRAFSASRPAGAPPSG; translated from the coding sequence TTGTCAATCGGTAATAAATCGCGGGGAACGGGGCGTCTTTTGGCGCTTGATGCAGCGCGGGGGTTGGCGGTCATAGGGATGTATGTGCAACACTTTGCGCTGAACGGCATGAATGGCGCGATCGTCTCCGGAAACACGACGCTGCTATTTGTGCTCTGCGGGGGCATCTCCTACTCGATCATGGCGGGGCGCATGAAGGATCTAGGAACGGAGCCGACCGCGTTCCGAGCGCGGATGCTCGCGCGCGCGGTATTTGTCGATACTATCGGGTATCTTCTCATTATGCTGAATACTCCGTACGGGGTGATTTTGCCCGCCTATGCGGCATTGTTCGTACTAGCGCTGGTGCTGGTGCGGCGTTCGACGCGTGCGCTTTTTGCGGCGGCGGCCGTTCTGCTCGTGGTGAGCCCGCCGCTGATGGTTCTCGGAGGGAGCTTTCTATCGGGGGCGTTCCTCCTGCGGGATATAGCGGGCGGACCGATGTCCGGTCTGGCACTCGCTCCAGCTTTCGTCGCCGGGATGGCGATCGGGCGTCTCGATCTCACCAAAGCGCGCACCGCACTCTCGCTTGCGGGCGGCGGCGCGGTCATGCACGCTGTCGGTAAGCTGCTGGGCGCTTACGTCCTTCCCGGGCTAAGCCGTTCTTTTGAGCAGTGGCTCATCCGCGTTCAAGGTGCCGCCCCCGTCCAGCCGGACCCTTACGCCATCTGGCCGCTTAACGTGGAACAGCCGTTGTGGCACAGTCTGCTCTGGACAGCTCCGCACAGCGCCTCGACGTTCCAGACGCTGACGGGGCTGGGGGCCGCGCTTTTGGTGCTGGGACTGGCTTGTCTCGTCCCGAAGCGGACCGCTGTCGTGCTGGGGCCTTTCGCGGCAGTCGGACGCGTGGCGTTGACGATGTACGCGGCACAGTTCGTCGTGATCTGGGTTCTTGAACGGGCGGGGATCGATTATGGCCTCGGAGGGATTCCATTCGGCGACCTGCTCGTCGTCATCGTGACGCTGGCGGCGGGCTGGCTGATCGCGCGGCTTCCCGCCGGTCCGCTCGAGGCGCCGATGCGTCGCTTCGACCGGGCGTTCAGCGCCTCACGGCCGGCTGGGGCACCGCCGTCCGGATAA
- a CDS encoding HAMP domain-containing sensor histidine kinase, which yields MRFWQKISLFSILTFIVIFNLASVLIIERNHSKMLQQEINTMLRENMNIRSTMEAVAPLLKIYNDFDYEKTVFTNIGNEFVARNNDQKMYLNIVDNMNRKVFNNVDFTGQHPELQGSSEDEIRYMLSDVGRRTILFTSSLVHINQKKYAIGYMKDVTPIYQERFEQYNFFLKVDLAACLIYMIVMFLISKGLTKPIDKMVKTAKVIAQGDFSKRVELKSKDEISNLAHHFNHMVSVVEDKIIELERHNLEKQRFIQNFTHELKTPLTSIIGYADFLRVTKYQEDVFLDGLNVIYNEAKRLESLSLKMMDLILVQADHFEMKMENLRTVIDEMDSALAMEAKDKNIRLVYDCKDCRLWMEKDLMKSLIFNLADNAIKASAEHGAVTIRTYEDHHQCVLTVEDRGIGIAPEHVDNIFEPFYVSDKARTRSYNGAGLGLSICQSIAKIHHGTFEVASEENKGTTVTVRFDVKRESEVDS from the coding sequence ATGAGGTTTTGGCAGAAAATATCCCTGTTCTCGATCTTGACTTTTATCGTCATCTTTAACCTGGCTTCGGTGCTGATCATCGAGCGGAACCACAGCAAGATGCTCCAGCAGGAAATCAATACGATGTTACGGGAAAATATGAATATTCGTTCGACGATGGAGGCCGTGGCTCCGCTCCTGAAAATTTACAATGACTTTGATTATGAAAAAACGGTGTTTACGAATATAGGAAATGAGTTTGTTGCCAGAAACAACGACCAGAAAATGTATTTAAACATCGTAGATAATATGAACCGCAAGGTATTCAACAACGTCGATTTTACGGGGCAACATCCGGAACTGCAGGGGTCGTCAGAGGACGAGATCCGGTATATGCTAAGCGATGTCGGTCGGAGGACGATTTTGTTTACCTCCAGCCTGGTTCATATTAATCAAAAAAAATACGCCATCGGCTATATGAAAGATGTCACCCCGATTTATCAGGAGCGTTTCGAACAGTATAATTTTTTCTTGAAAGTTGATTTAGCCGCCTGCCTCATCTATATGATCGTGATGTTTTTGATCAGCAAAGGACTTACCAAACCGATCGACAAGATGGTTAAAACCGCAAAGGTGATTGCCCAAGGGGATTTCTCGAAAAGGGTGGAGCTCAAATCCAAAGATGAAATCAGCAACCTGGCCCATCATTTTAATCATATGGTTTCGGTGGTTGAAGATAAAATTATTGAACTGGAGCGGCACAATCTGGAGAAGCAGCGGTTTATCCAAAACTTCACCCATGAACTGAAAACGCCGCTGACCTCGATCATCGGCTACGCTGATTTTTTGCGGGTGACGAAATACCAGGAGGATGTTTTTCTGGATGGGCTGAATGTCATTTACAACGAGGCCAAAAGGCTCGAATCGCTCTCTTTGAAAATGATGGATTTAATTTTGGTACAAGCGGACCATTTTGAGATGAAGATGGAGAATCTAAGAACCGTGATTGACGAAATGGATTCGGCTTTGGCCATGGAAGCGAAGGATAAAAACATTCGCCTGGTTTATGACTGTAAGGATTGCCGGCTCTGGATGGAGAAGGATTTAATGAAGAGCCTCATCTTCAATCTGGCGGATAACGCGATCAAGGCTTCCGCCGAGCATGGGGCGGTAACGATTCGCACGTATGAGGACCATCATCAGTGTGTCCTCACCGTGGAAGACCGCGGTATCGGAATAGCTCCGGAGCATGTGGACAACATTTTCGAACCGTTTTATGTATCGGATAAAGCAAGAACGCGCAGCTACAATGGAGCAGGGTTAGGATTATCCATCTGTCAGAGCATCGCTAAGATTCATCATGGGACGTTTGAAGTGGCCAGTGAAGAAAACAAAGGAACAACCGTCACCGTTAGGTTTGATGTGAAGCGCGAAAGCGAGGTGGACTCATGA
- a CDS encoding response regulator transcription factor: MGKKILIVEDDINISKIIKMNLNVVNYETTEVYDGQAAWEMIQREKFNLVLLDVMIPGIDGFELMEKIRPLQIPVIFLTAKNAVIDKVQGLKLGAEDYIVKPFETLELLARIETVLRRFGSEEHVIEFKELQVYLDKREVRVKGQPVELTIKEFDLLVVLLKNKNIALSREQLLDKVWGIAYFGETRTVDMHIKSLRKKLGLHDHIITVYKIGYRLED; encoded by the coding sequence TTGGGCAAAAAAATCTTAATTGTTGAAGACGACATCAATATTTCAAAAATCATCAAAATGAACTTGAATGTCGTAAATTATGAGACGACCGAAGTATACGATGGACAGGCCGCCTGGGAGATGATTCAGCGCGAAAAGTTCAACCTGGTTTTGCTGGATGTCATGATTCCGGGGATCGACGGGTTTGAACTCATGGAGAAAATCCGCCCGCTGCAGATCCCGGTGATTTTTTTAACGGCGAAAAATGCAGTAATTGATAAGGTCCAGGGTTTGAAGCTGGGGGCGGAGGATTACATCGTGAAGCCGTTCGAAACCCTTGAACTGCTGGCCCGCATTGAGACGGTATTACGCAGATTCGGCAGTGAAGAGCATGTCATTGAATTTAAAGAGCTTCAGGTCTATTTGGATAAAAGGGAAGTAAGGGTCAAGGGACAGCCCGTGGAACTGACCATCAAGGAATTTGATCTGCTCGTCGTTCTTTTGAAGAATAAAAACATCGCTCTGTCCCGGGAACAACTGTTGGATAAAGTTTGGGGGATCGCTTATTTTGGCGAAACGAGAACCGTAGACATGCATATTAAATCGCTGCGCAAAAAGCTTGGACTGCATGACCACATTATCACGGTCTATAAAATCGGGTACCGGTTGGAGGACTAG